GGGTAGTTGGGCCAGAGAGTAGTCCTGCATCTTGTGGACCTGAAAGGTTACGGTCGCACGAGTTCAGCAGGTTATCCACCATATTGTTGCTGTTGGACATCCACTGGGGGTTCTGATTGATTGTCGGTTGTTGGGGAAGCGAATTCTGATTGTGGAAGCCCATCGGCGCGGCGGAAGTGCCCTGCAATAGAGGGCTTTGAAGAGGGAGAGTCATTGCATTAGGATGGGGCTGGTTTCCGGTCTGTAGGTTTCTCTGGCCACATGGCACCATTCCATTCTCTTGCACAGCACTTTGCAGGCCAAGTCTGACTTGGTTCGACTGCTGACTACACTGCATGGCAAGAGGAGGATTAAACATGATGTTATTTTTGCTGGGCATATTTTGGGCTGTCTGATCAAGTCCGAATGATTGGACGAAAGTGTCGGCAGGTAAAATCTGTGGCCCCATATGGGTGAGCTTCTCCAGCCCTCTTCCAGGGCTACTGGCATCCACTCTGATGAACCCACCCTGACCTGGGGATCCAACAAGAATCCCTGCCTGGCAGTTGAATGGCTGGTTAGCAGCTAAGTTATTCTGTAACTCCAACTCTGGAAGACACTCTGGCACTTCAACAAATGGACCCTGATCCTTTAGCTGTTCAGGCAATTGAACGCTGTTTTCCTTGAAAAGTGCATCCTCGACATAGGAGAGGATGTCGTTGGTGATGATTTTATTAAGATCCATATCGCTGTTGTAGTGCATCCTGAGCAGAGTGTTCTCCCAATCCTTCAGCTCTAATTTGTCCACATCAAAATCCTGAAGGCTGTCACAAAGAGAGCTGTCCCCGATAATCTGCTGCAAGGTTTCCATCATGTCCTTTACCACACCTTCCTCCTTTATCTCAGTTACTGTGTTTGGCACTGACGGCTGCCAGGTGTTCCCAGGGACATTGAGCAGGGCGTGGCTATCCATGAAAGCCTTGTCAAGCGTAAACTGGGAATTGGGGTCATTGTTCTGGTTGTAGAGTAAATGATCCTGCTTCAGCATGGAGCCAAGGAGAGAATCTGGGTCCAGTGATGGAGGTCCGCTCTGATTTCGAATGTCAGTGATAATGTCAAGGGAGGGGCCAGTCTCATACAAGACACCCTCACCAGTGGCACAGTTAAAGGGTAACTGCAATTTCCTTTGACGGAGATGTTCCTCGCCCTCCTCATTACTACAAAATACAGACATTATATTAATTAGAAAAAATAAGGAGATTagctcaacaacaacattaaaaagcagGTTTTACTTACGTTAGTGCTCTCTGTCGAGCAATAATGAAGTCTGGTCTTCCTCCTTTATACACAAGCCTAGCATTGGCCTGCACCCATATCCATGTACCCCCTTTCGAGAGAAGTCTGAAGACGGTTAAACCACTTTCTCCTGTCTTTATCACTATGAGAGAAAGTaagagaaaatatatattttaaaaaggtcTTCTATAGAAATCAAACTGATAGTCTTATGGAGTTCAACTCAACTCGTCCAAAAGCCAAGTTGAACATCTAAGAATGGACTTGGCTTTGATTTAATAGTAAACACTTGGTCAAGGTCTGACATAACTCACTTCTGATGTGGTTGTCAGCACAGTACATCATGTCAGCAGCATGAATGAACTGATAACCGGAGCCTCTCATACACAGCTCAATCTCAGTGTAGCCGAGTACCACCTTCCCTCTGCAAAATGAGAAATAGATATGAAAAAATGTTAGCACTATGTTTGTACCACTTCCCAAAAAATTGTTGGCCCAATCTGATGTTGTCAAAGCTACCTTGTGTCGATACCCATCGGTGTGAAGTCCAGCTTGTGTTTGGTTTGGAAAAGAAGAGTCTTGCTCCTGATTTCCAAGATTGAGGGTGGCTGGAGGGGTGTGGCTATGATGAAAAGAGCCAGCTGAGGGTGGGCCAAGGTCCCATCTTCTGACAGCTTGTTTTGGCCATGGAGATATTTCAGCCTCCCTTGGAAGTTCAGGGCCTTAGGGGCAAAGGGAAGGATATGAAAGTCATTTTAGCCCCATGAGGGTCCGACACTGTAAATAGTAGATTTATTTACACAGCTGTTGCTGTTACTGCATCATTGTAAGCACAGAAAATCAAACATCGTTGAGTACAGCACAAAGTGTtcatcccaaaatgaattcTAAAATATTGATTCTGGTTTGGATTGGGATAAAGGTGTAATAGACATCTAGGTTTTTTTACCAGGAAGCCTGATGAGTTGTCAAGGAGGCACCGAAATCGGCAGCAGAAACTTCGTTCCAGGAAAGATGAGTTTTCTGGAGGGATGTGTTGAGGGTTGTAGTTTATCATGTCTCTGGTGATTTCACTGCTGCTCTGCATTGCTAAAGACCAATTGGTTGTGccaaacaaaagagaaaaaaagtgatGTAATCAGTTGTGAATCACTACCAGTGTTCAGTTTAAACAAGGCTCCATTTTATAAATCTAAACTGATCTTTCGACAGCTTGTTCTCCTCAGACATACTTCCTTGATTCAGTAATGATAACAGAAATCTGCTCATTCACAAAACATTCAGGGCTGGGCACCGCAGTGAAAGCTGATGACATCTTACCAGGAACTCACTGACCCTATCTGAACTTCATTGTTAGGGTGAGTTGCTACTAACCGTCGGATCCTTCGCTGCCATCGCACGAGGAGGGATTGAGAGCGAAGTGTAGTTGTCTGCGGAACATTGCCCGATCGTCTGTGTGGATAAGCTCAAATACACTCTGGTGGACCACATCCGACTGTGAAGACAGTAAGAGGGGACATTAATAAAAACATTCGTGATCACAGGACATGTTCTGCACCCAGCATCTCCTAATAATCCTTCTCATTATGAGTGTTTTACCTGACCATGCAATATGGTAACGTTTTTTCCACTGCCACATTCAAGTTCTCGTGTAGTTATTTTCTTTCCATGATGTTATTGTAAGGTTTGTGCCAACCAATTGCAAAAAATAGATACTGTAGTATATATTGTGTTTTGTATTCAAATGTGAGGAAGCATTATCACATTTATCACTAGAGTTTAAGAGGAGATCTCAATGTCCATTTTAGGCTGTATTTAATGTATATCAAAAAGTAGATGCTTCCCTCTAGAGGCTTGGCATAGTAACTGCAGCTTGTCTTGCATTTCTCCTTTTGGCCTATGTATTTTCTTCTCTATGTTTAATCTCTCTCTCCTCAGCACACCAATGAAAACAGGCAAGCTTATTCTAAGTGCTTGTGCTGTGTGTACGTGCTAATTGCTGCAGGCTGGAAGGTGGGGATGAAAACCAGACAAGGTCCAGAAAACATTCATGACAACTTGTACCAACAAACGCACATTTAAAGGTTAATGAGGACACACAGGGTATGGAGTAGAAAAAAGAGATATATATACTAATTGCTCAAAAATATGTATACatgtttttgatatatttaagcatatatctttttaaaaaattacacatatacagtaagtatgcatattttttttcaacagaGCACACTGTACACAACTATTCATTCACAAGGCCATGCAAATTTGGATAATGAGTCATGTTGAGCCTCTCTAAAACATCTTAagataaaacaattaaaaactaatattatttataaaatgtatgcaCTACATATCCACACTACCCTTCTAAAGACCacattattgaaatattaacttcAACAGTATATACAATGATTCTTAATTTTACGCAACCAAAAAAAATGGTAGTATATCATATACATACAaattgttgcccagccctattaaaaactgaattttGAGGAGTAAAACCACGAAAACCATGAAAAATCtcttaaataaaaatgtctgaaaccaGCATAATTAAATAATGTAACTGAAAGTATGCGAATAGTTATAAGCAACCTAAGTCACAACAGGTGTTCAGACCGCTGTAGCAGCGGGtatgcatttatgcatttgtgtTTGCAGGTGGTGCAGGCTTGCCTGACTGCGTAACCGTAGCGACCTGGACTTGCATTACATGCTAGAGAGGGAAAGTCACACTCTAGGGAAATTGATTTAGTGAGGAAAAACAGGTACGCAATAACAAGCACACACTATAGGCCTATGTACAGATGCACATCAACAAACACAATGACACCACAGGTCTTATTCACATATCATACAGggtgtgtatatattttatatatatatatatatatgtatgtattgtaATATTTGTCTGTGCTTGGAGCGAGAATGTGTATTTGAGTAGAAATTGTGTAATGTATAGCCTACTTGCTATCATGTAAAGAAAAAGCTATTGTTAATATGATCTATACATGCAATCTATACAATACACAACAGGAACACATACATAAGATCTTTTACAGAACTGGCTGCGGtttacacacatacaaacaggTTTTGCAAGTTCTTTAATGAAGTATCCAAACATTCAATTTGACTCTCTTTGATGTTCTTTTTCTGAGCTTCTCCTCTTTTATAAACAAAACCACACTATGTCCGATATGAACATCACAGGGTGAAAGAAAAAACACTTAATCGCTAAGCATTTGCAAATATTGGCTTACAAAAATTTGAATAAGCCTTCCAAACAGGACAAAGAACAAAACCTATGATCTGAACAACATTGTCTGGTTTGTtgactattaaaaaataaataaataaataaataaaacctcaCTTAGTTGTTTAACAGTAAACAAATCTTTctgaacaaataatcaaacccAGTCACCTCAGTACTTTTCACAACCTACTTTTACACATCGGTTAGGGAATTATCCTGACGATAAGAGAAATTCATGACTGTAGGAAATGGCACGGCAGGTTAAACTCTCTAAAAAAGCCATTAGTCTTCCTTCAGGGTGAGGATACACTCAACAAACAAGTGAAGAATGATACAAATGTTTCCAGGATCATGACTCAACCAATTTATTAATTGGCAATTGAAAAGCAATAGGATTGTTTGAGGCTGGTCAactaataattatttttcttggtAAACAATACAAAGACACaaacaaataacaaaacaaattaaagctgcaagtagcgatgaaagggcccttgcACCCGTGGCTTTAGGAAACAGAGCATGGTGGGAAATTTGCATTTAAGCATATAAATATAGGAGTACAACGTCAGTCATTTGTatttgccacacttcctgctaccAGCTGGTGGCGATATGACTATAACTAAATTCTGGTGTGTAGATGTCTTCAGACCAGGGCACTTATCAAACGTAAAGTTTgaggcagattggacattgtatgtacgagttacaacaacttcctg
The nucleotide sequence above comes from Chanodichthys erythropterus isolate Z2021 chromosome 10, ASM2448905v1, whole genome shotgun sequence. Encoded proteins:
- the ahr2 gene encoding aryl hydrocarbon receptor 2; translation: MSGGIGIYAAKKRKKPVQKIPKPPPPDGVKSNPSKRHRDRLNSELDKLTNLLPFSEDVRARLDKLSVLRLSVGYLKVKSFFNATIKKTGGNGWLNDRSVTFGGNGQTATSLDGISFSEGDLLLQALSGFVLVVTAEGYVFYASPTIQDYLGFHQSDVVHQSVFELIHTDDRAMFRRQLHFALNPSSCDGSEGSDAMQSSSEITRDMINYNPQHIPPENSSFLERSFCCRFRCLLDNSSGFLALNFQGRLKYLHGQNKLSEDGTLAHPQLALFIIATPLQPPSILEIRSKTLLFQTKHKLDFTPMGIDTRGKVVLGYTEIELCMRGSGYQFIHAADMMYCADNHIRMIKTGESGLTVFRLLSKGGTWIWVQANARLVYKGGRPDFIIARQRALTNEEGEEHLRQRKLQLPFNCATGEGVLYETGPSLDIITDIRNQSGPPSLDPDSLLGSMLKQDHLLYNQNNDPNSQFTLDKAFMDSHALLNVPGNTWQPSVPNTVTEIKEEGVVKDMMETLQQIIGDSSLCDSLQDFDVDKLELKDWENTLLRMHYNSDMDLNKIITNDILSYVEDALFKENSVQLPEQLKDQGPFVEVPECLPELELQNNLAANQPFNCQAGILVGSPGQGGFIRVDASSPGRGLEKLTHMGPQILPADTFVQSFGLDQTAQNMPSKNNIMFNPPLAMQCSQQSNQVRLGLQSAVQENGMVPCGQRNLQTGNQPHPNAMTLPLQSPLLQGTSAAPMGFHNQNSLPQQPTINQNPQWMSNSNNMVDNLLNSCDRNLSGPQDAGLLSGPTTHLQGQFSLHTQNPANPGLPAWQPSQPTPQQVPKSFSSGPQNTTGFIGQVKDFQRPPLGQLLSHTNAQGFGSGLLPQTTANSIYPQETTNSCMFTSTPQPSVNGMQYGSADPVSSMSSCQRAKGPTQAPCYYQRGLNESIVDMSVIPQEDTNISPMACQVGLTPDNILAQQYLSCNGQTQIPDRPLEEKGMFLFPSLTNGTIYFSENNQSNCCDY